Below is a genomic region from Isosphaeraceae bacterium EP7.
GGCGACCTGGGGAAGACATGGGGCGAGCCCATCGTGCTGCACAATTCAGACGGCCGCGACATGGGCTATCCCAGGGCGGTCGTCAGGCCCGACGGCAAGGTCGTGGCCGTCTTCTACAACTCCGATGATGACCATCCCGGCGCCCGGGTGATCGAGGCCGTGATCTGGGATCCGGGCAAGCCCTGAACCGGGGCCAGGATGATCGATATCAGGTCATTCAACGGTGAATTCATGCTCCGCTGTGATGGGCTTGGCGTTCGGCTGGGGGGGCTTCACGACGATCGTGACCTTCACCCGGCCGGGACCGGTCGGCTCGATCTCGAATTCGCGGACGTGCAAGCCGAGCGGCTTGCGGCCTCCGACCCGGCCGGAGACCGAGTTCTCGGCGACGACCTTGGCCGGGCCGGTCACCCTGGCCTCGATCCGGCTTCCGGCAATTCCCTTCGCCGCGAGGCGGACGATCTCCGAACCGGTCACGGTAAAGGGTTCCGTATCCTGCGGAACGACCACGGTCCGTTCGGCGGCGAAGCCCGTTGTGGCGAGCGTCGTTCCCATCAGCGTGACCCAGGCGAGCGAACGAATCTTGGTCATCGGTCCCGACTCGTGAGGAGGTTCGACCCGGCGGATTGACGGCGTCCGCCACTCAGACTTTAGGCCCCGTTCCGGCGATTCGCCCGAACGGGGCCCGTTTCTTCAGCGGGCGGCCCCGGGCTTGCCGAGATTGCGGTCGGCGAAGTCGAGGAAGAAGACCCAGTCCGGGGGGCTCATCGAGTGCTTCCCGGGGCGAATCACATAGCCGAGAGTGCTATCGACAAGGTGATTGACCTCGGGCATCGAGGCGGCGTTCAGGCCACCTGCTCCCATCAAGGCATATGCGGGCTCCGCAGCCTTGAGCACGCGGAACTGGCCCTCGGGATTGGCCCATGTGTCCTCGACGGCGTTGCTGAAGAGGAGCGGGCGGGGGGCGACGAGGGCCGCGAGGGCATTCTGGTCGAAGGGGAGCCTCGAGGGGTCGTCATTGTAGGTCTTGAACGCATCATTGAACCAGTGCGGGAAGACCGTGTTGATCCGCTTGACCGACTCGCCGACCGTCCCTCGGCTGGGCGCTGTCCCGCCGCATCCGGCCTGGTGGGGGATGACCGCGGCGAACCTGGGGTCGAATGCGCCGGCGACCAGGGCGGCCTTGCCCAGCCGCGAGTGGCCGACGACGGCCAGCTTCGAGGAGTCGACGTCCGGGTCGAGGGCCAACGCATCGGCCATACGCGAGAGGCCCCAGGCCCAGGCGGCCACGGTCCCCCAATCATGGCCCGGATAGTGGGGGTGGACGCCGTCGGCGTGCCCGGGGTGGTCGGGGGCGATGTCGCCGCAGTAGGCGGTGGCCAGCGCGTAGCCGCGGTCGATGATCGTCTCGACGGGCCAGGTGTCGACCTGCTTTCCTCGGCCGGCTTCGGTCGCCCGATTGTCCTTCACGCCCGGTGAGGAGGCGGGCATCCAGGTCGTCGGCAGCGCCACCTTGGGATCGGCCACGGCGCAGTGGTTGCCCGCGAAGTTCAGGCCGACGAACGCGGGAGCGGGCCCTTTGCGGTGGTTAGGAATGATGAGGAGCATGCCGATGGGGGGCGTCCCCGCCGGGCCGTAGGAGATGCTCACCTCCTTGAGCGTCGCCTTGCCGCCCAGGTATTCGCGGTCGACCCGGATGACCGCCGCCTTCAGGTTGTCGGGGGCGTCGGGTGCCTTGCCGTACATCCGTTCTTCGAAGAGCCGCTTCAACTCGGGGCGACGCACTTTGACCCACTCGTCGCGATCGGCCACGCGGCGGCCGTCGAGCTTGACGAGCGGGTCGGGAAGGGGGGCCTCTGTATCGGCGGGGGCCGGGGCCGCGATCAGGGCGAGGGCGAAGCATGCCTGGGCGAGCATGGTGTGGTTCCTGGGGCCGTGCGGGTCGGGGTTCGTCGAAAGCGTCATGGTACCGCCGCGCGGGAGACATTGCCCCGGCCCGCTGCTAGAGTGATCGATTCCCAAACGGCACACCCGGAGATTCCCCTGATGCGCATGCCCAGCCTCCGCACCCGACTCGTGGCGCCGGCCGCCCTGGCCCTGGTCGCGGCCCTCGCGTTCAGTTCGACCGCAGTCGTCGGTCTCGCGGCCAACCGGCCCGTTCGTGCCCCAGAGGAGGGGTGGATCTCGCTGTTCAATGGCAAGGACCTGGAAGGTTGGACGCCCAAGATCAAGGGCTATCCGCTGGGCGAGAATTATGCCGAGACGTTCCGCGTCGAGGACGGCGCGATCAAGGTCGGCTACGACAAATACACCGCGTTCGATGAGAAGTTCGGCCACCTGTTCTACAAGGCCAAGTATTCCAGGTACCGGCTCAGGATCGAGTATCGGTTCACGGGCGAGCAGTGTCCCGGCGGGCCCGGCTGGGCGATTCGCAACAGCGGCGTGATGATCCACTGCCAGGACCCGGCGACCATCCGCAAGGACCAGAATTTCCCCGTCTCCGTCGAGGTCCAGTTCCTCGGGGGCAACGGCAAGGACCCGCGTCCGACCTGCAACGTCTGCTCGCCAGGCACCCTGATCGTGATGGACGACAAGCCCGTGAAAGAGCACTGCATCAATTCGAAGTCTCCCACGTTCACGAACGGCGAATGGGTGACGGCCGAGGTCGAGGTGCACGGCGACGGCCCCATCATTCACCTGGTCAACGGCAAGCCCGTCATCGAGTACACCCGCGTCGAGCTGGATCCGGGCGATCCCGACGCCGCGGCGCTCATCAAGGCGAGGGGGGGCGACGCCGTGCTGAAGGAGGGGTACATCTCGCTCCAGTCGGAGAGCCACCCCATCGAGTTCCGCAAGGTTCAGATTCAGCCGCTGGATTGATCGGCCGGTCAGGCCCGGGCCGCTTGCATCTCCGGTCTTTTCGGGCCATGCTCTGGCCTGGGCCTCGACTCGCGCTGCGGTCGCGCGGGCTGGCCTTAGCCGAGATGGACCGGGGAGGCCCACATGTCCGACGATTCGAGCGTGCCTCTGGGGACGACCGGGCCCGAGCCCACGCGTCGCCAGTTCCACAAGGCGGCGGCCGCCGCGGCCATCGGGATGTTCGCGGCCCCCGCCGTGGTTCGCGGCCGGAACCTCAACGACAAGTTGAACATCGCCTGCATCGGGGTGGGCGGTCGCGGTGCGTCGAACCTGGGGGACGTGACGTCCGAGAACATCGTCGCCCTCTGCGACGTCTATGATGGGGCGGTCGCCCATGCGGCCGAGGCCCACCCCAGGGCCAAGAAGTACAAGGACTTCCGCAGGCTGTTCGACGACCTGAAGGGCTACGACGCGGTGGTGGTCAGCACGACCGAGCACACCCACGCCTTCGCGACCCTGCCTGCCTTGCAGCTGGGCAAGCACGTCTACTGCGAGAAGCCGCTGACTCACGACATCTGGGAGGCCAGGCTCATCCGCGAGGCCGCCGCCAAGGCCAAGGTGGCCACCCAGATGGGGACGCAGATCCACGCGGGCGACAACTATCGCCGCGTCGTCGAGCTGATCCAGGGGGGCGCGATCGGGGCCGTCAAGGACGTCCACGTCTGGGTCGGCCGCGCCTGGGGTCGGCAATCGCCCGAGGACGCCGAGGCCAACCACGACATCGTCTCGGTGACCGAGCGGCCGACAGGATCGACGCCCATCCCCACAGGGTTGGATTGGGACCTCTGGCTGGGGCCGGTCAAGGCTCGTCCCTTCCATGAAGTCTACTTCCCCGGGCCGAAGTGGTATCGGTGGTGGGACTTCGGCAACGGCACCATGAGCGACCTGGGGAGCCACTGGATCGACCTGCCGTTCTGGGCCTTGAAGCTGAAGGCACCCAGCACGGTCGAGGCGTTCGGGCCGCCGCCGCATCCGGAGATCGCCCCGGCGACCATGAAGGCGGTCTATGAGTACGAGGCGAAGGGCGACCAGCCCGCCACCCGCCTGACCTGGTATCAGGGCGCGATGAAGCCCGAAGCCTGGACCAGCGGGGCCATCCCCAAGTGGGACAGCGGCGTGCTGTTCGTGGGCGAGAAGGGGATGCTTGTCTCCGACTACGGCCGCAACATCCTTCTGCCAGAAAACGAGTTCCGAGACTACAAGCGGCCCGAGCCGACGATCCCCAAGTCGCTGGGCCACCACGCCGAGTGGATCCACGCCTGCAAGACCGGGTCCCCGACCACCTGCGACTTCGCATACTCGGGCTGGCTGACCGAGGCCAATCACCTGGGCAACGTGGCATATCGGGTGGGCAAGAAGCTCGAATGGGACGCCGCCGCCCTGAAGGCGACCAACGCGTCCGAAGCCGAGCCCCTGATCCGCCGCGACTACCGCGCAGGCTGGTCCCTGGGCTGAACTCAAACCGTCGGGGCGGTCGGCCGGGCTCTCGACGAGGGCCGGCCGCCCGTTCCCGGTCGGGTCTCGATCGGCTCCGCCCATTCGGGCCGAACAGGGCCGAAGGTGACGGTCGATGCGTTGTGTTTCAACCGGTCGAGTGGGCAATGGATTGCTCTGACGCGGATGTGCGAGGAGTCGCTGCGATGGACTCACCTCGAATCCCCGGGTTCGTTTCGTAATCTGGTGGCCTTTGGCACGATTGAGATGGCTTCGTTCGGCGAAAACACGGTTTTGGCAGCGTAAAAGTGGGTTCGTTTCGCAATAACCGTGTTTCAAATTGCGTATCAATTGACGGACGTTCACTGGGAAGTCGATTTTCATCAGTGAGCAGCGAATGGGAGCCTGGGAATTAAGTTGCGTCCTGTAGCGGTGCGGTCAGGCTCATCGTGACAGTCGGGGCGTTGTTCGCGGCAAGGCCGGGTTCTTTGCAGGGCTGGTTCGCATCCGGCGAGCGAGTCGTCCATTGAGATAGTCCTTTCATCCGACGATTTTCTCCCCTGTATTTTCGGATACGGGAGATTTTGTCGAAATTATTTGCCCGATCCCGGGCCGGGCGGTCTTTGGCAGATCGACCAGCGGGGATGGGCCCTGGTTTCGGAGGTGATCCGATGGCATCGTTGACGACGCGTGAACTTGGTGGTTCGGGCCTGAAGGTGGCCCCTCTGGCGTTCGGCGGGAACGTGTTCGGGTGGACGATTGACGAGGCGACTTCATTCCGATTGCTGGATCGGTTCGTGGAGGCGGGGTTCAACCTGGTGGACACGGCCGACGTCTATTCGAGGTGGAAGCCGGGGAATGAAGGGGGGGAGTCGGAGACGATCCTGGGCAACTGGTTCGCCAGGGGGGGAAATCGGGAGAAGGTGGTGCTCGCCACCAAGGTCGGGATGGAGATGGGGACGGGCAAGAAGGGGCTGTCGAGGGCGTACATCCTCGAGGCGGTCGAGAAGTCGCTCAAGCGGTTGCAGACCGACGTGATCGACGTATACCAGTCGCACAGGGACGACGCCGAGACTCCGCTGGAGGAGACGCTGGGGACGTTTGCCGAGCTGATCAAGCAGGGGAAGGTGCGGGCGATCGGCGCGTCGAACTACTCGGCCGAGCGGCTGGC
It encodes:
- a CDS encoding DUF1080 domain-containing protein; translated protein: MRMPSLRTRLVAPAALALVAALAFSSTAVVGLAANRPVRAPEEGWISLFNGKDLEGWTPKIKGYPLGENYAETFRVEDGAIKVGYDKYTAFDEKFGHLFYKAKYSRYRLRIEYRFTGEQCPGGPGWAIRNSGVMIHCQDPATIRKDQNFPVSVEVQFLGGNGKDPRPTCNVCSPGTLIVMDDKPVKEHCINSKSPTFTNGEWVTAEVEVHGDGPIIHLVNGKPVIEYTRVELDPGDPDAAALIKARGGDAVLKEGYISLQSESHPIEFRKVQIQPLD
- a CDS encoding Gfo/Idh/MocA family oxidoreductase; protein product: MSDDSSVPLGTTGPEPTRRQFHKAAAAAAIGMFAAPAVVRGRNLNDKLNIACIGVGGRGASNLGDVTSENIVALCDVYDGAVAHAAEAHPRAKKYKDFRRLFDDLKGYDAVVVSTTEHTHAFATLPALQLGKHVYCEKPLTHDIWEARLIREAAAKAKVATQMGTQIHAGDNYRRVVELIQGGAIGAVKDVHVWVGRAWGRQSPEDAEANHDIVSVTERPTGSTPIPTGLDWDLWLGPVKARPFHEVYFPGPKWYRWWDFGNGTMSDLGSHWIDLPFWALKLKAPSTVEAFGPPPHPEIAPATMKAVYEYEAKGDQPATRLTWYQGAMKPEAWTSGAIPKWDSGVLFVGEKGMLVSDYGRNILLPENEFRDYKRPEPTIPKSLGHHAEWIHACKTGSPTTCDFAYSGWLTEANHLGNVAYRVGKKLEWDAAALKATNASEAEPLIRRDYRAGWSLG
- a CDS encoding aldo/keto reductase, with the protein product MASLTTRELGGSGLKVAPLAFGGNVFGWTIDEATSFRLLDRFVEAGFNLVDTADVYSRWKPGNEGGESETILGNWFARGGNREKVVLATKVGMEMGTGKKGLSRAYILEAVEKSLKRLQTDVIDVYQSHRDDAETPLEETLGTFAELIKQGKVRAIGASNYSAERLAQALKVSKDNGLPRYETLQPEYNLIERAKFEAELQPLCVRENVGVIPYYSLASGFLTGKYRSEADLSKSAGRGQNVKKYLDERGLRILKALDTVADQHRSNPARVALAWLASRPAITAPIASATSLEQLDDLIASASLALTDADVKLLDEASA
- a CDS encoding acetylxylan esterase, which translates into the protein MTLSTNPDPHGPRNHTMLAQACFALALIAAPAPADTEAPLPDPLVKLDGRRVADRDEWVKVRRPELKRLFEERMYGKAPDAPDNLKAAVIRVDREYLGGKATLKEVSISYGPAGTPPIGMLLIIPNHRKGPAPAFVGLNFAGNHCAVADPKVALPTTWMPASSPGVKDNRATEAGRGKQVDTWPVETIIDRGYALATAYCGDIAPDHPGHADGVHPHYPGHDWGTVAAWAWGLSRMADALALDPDVDSSKLAVVGHSRLGKAALVAGAFDPRFAAVIPHQAGCGGTAPSRGTVGESVKRINTVFPHWFNDAFKTYNDDPSRLPFDQNALAALVAPRPLLFSNAVEDTWANPEGQFRVLKAAEPAYALMGAGGLNAASMPEVNHLVDSTLGYVIRPGKHSMSPPDWVFFLDFADRNLGKPGAAR